One Archocentrus centrarchus isolate MPI-CPG fArcCen1 chromosome 14, fArcCen1, whole genome shotgun sequence DNA window includes the following coding sequences:
- the LOC115791698 gene encoding trichohyalin-like has protein sequence MDKMKMKDTLKVKVDELKENIKQKMGRLLQGHEAVLRLIAVLEEKHANCEEQKENIVNVTEMLEREKETLQCIRSDLVTHRDCMENEWKQQFELERQDLDKLKADLTRDRDVLDREAETINKEKLDLKLMRSEIQKQFDILEQKKQKITEERDSVEISKTELLHNMEHVTSLFNLINEEKANIRTLRVQVQTERERIENIMSNLTLKEEEQRGKEDDLRRQTEELESLMRTLNKKQEEIEASRNIMNEEKEQVNEMKTDIDKERELMLDEKRNMEEERSELKMREKQLMDKMKMKDTLKVKVDELKENIKQKMGRLLQGHEAVLRLIAVLEEKHANCDEQKENIVNVTEMLEREKETLQCIRSDLVTHRDCMENEWKQQFELERQDLDKLKADLTRDRDVLDREAETINKEKLDLKLMRSEIQKQFDILEQKKQKITEERDSVEISKTELLHNMEHVTCLYNLINEEKANIRTLRVQVQTERERIENIMSNLTLKEEEQRGKEDDLRRQTEELESLMRTLNKKQEEIEASRNIMNEEKEQVNEMKTDIDKERELLLDEKRNMEEERSELKMREKQLMDKMKMKDTLKVKVDELKENIKQKMGRLLQGHEAVLRLIAVLEEKHANCDEQKENIVNVTEMLEREKETLQCIRSDLVTHRDCMENEWKQQFELERQDLDKLKADLTRDRDVLDREAETINKEKLDLKLMRYEIQKQFDILEQKKQKITEERDSVEISKTELLHNMEHVTSLFNLINEEKANIRTLRVQVQTERERIENIMSNLTLKEEEQRGKEDDLRRQTEELESLMRTLNKKQEEIEASINIMNEEKEQVNKMKTDIDKERELMLDEKRNMEEERSELKMREKQLMDKMKMKDTLKVKVDELKENIKQKMGRLLQGHEAVLRLIAVLEEKHANCDEQKENIVNVTEMLEREKETLECIRSDLVTHRDCMENEWKQQFELERQDLDKLKADLTRDRDVLDREAETINKEKLDLKLMRSEIQKQFDILEQKKQKITEERDSVEISKTELLHNMEHVTSLFNLINEEKANIRTLRVQVQTERERIENIISNLTLKEEEQRGKEDDLRRQTEELESLKRTLNKKQEEIEASRNIMNEEKEQVNKMKTDIDKERQLMLDEKRNMEEERSELKMREKQLMDKMKMKDTLKVKVDELKENIKQKMGRLLQGHEAVLRLIAVLEEKHANCDEQKENIVNVTEMLERERETLECIRSDLVTHRACMENEWKQQFELERQDLDKLKADLTRDRDVLDREAETINKEKLDLKLMRSEIQKQFDILEQKKQKITEERDSVEISKTELLHNMEHVTSLFNLINEEKANIRTLRVQVQTERERIENIISNLTLKEEEQRGKEDDLRRQTEELESLMRTLNKKQEEIEASRNIMNEEKEQVNKMKTDIDKERELMLDEKRNMEEERSELKMREKQLMDKMKMKDTLKVKVDELKENIKQKMGRLLQGHEAVLRLIAVLEEKHANCDEQKENIVNVTEMLERERETLECIRSDLVTHRDCMENEWKQQFELERQDLDKLKADLTRDRDVLDREAETINKEKLDLKLMRSEIQKQFDILEQKKQKITEERDSVEISKTELLHNMEHVTSLFNLINEEKANIRTLRVQVQTERERIENIMSNLTLKEEEKGRKEDDLRRQTEELESLMRTLNKKQEEIEASINIMNEEKEQVNEMKTDIDKERELMLDEKRNMEEERSELKMREKQLVDKMKMKDTLKVKVDELKENIKQKMGRLLQGHEAVLRLIAVLEEKHANYDEQKENIVNVTEMLERERETLQCIRSDLVTHRDCMENEWKQQFELERQDLDKLKADLTRDRDVLDREAETINKEKMDLKLMRSSTHNQLNILERKKGFIKHEKYKLEITKFELQQSQNHHRLLDELKHQQEQVHQLREQVKRDMEMLLNGKKSLKRDISQVKVREYCLNTVTNSARNLRGKLNKLIHEVSAYVDRLDQKNGKLLHLISILDQKCLRINKQKTEITAYYLQIQQQKKHELTVVFDKATQTENVVDEWLHDHHAKETDEDEYQQKTKSVSCDLERGDRYLKSDKGLLIVAEDEELENVKKNKLAMLSKLSAKENNFTKKEISRTDYLQKIWKDTRMERKEISQMKLRGQQMRNNVEKRLKVINQFVKGKMLQKEKTSMEKTRTILEQGQSKNILSESDQYGDHKPLDEQYTELQHLKVLMLSEIEKLHISKKVSKTLITRNKANQTVQEDMMTESATIQSAQPVSPTIHHKPMKVEEAEAMPERSPGLLSQLRLYCCHCCSPCCACCKQVCPKEK, from the coding sequence ATGGATAAAATGAAGATGAAAGACACCCTGAAAGTGAAAGTTgatgagctgaaggagaacataaaacagaaaatgggcAGATTACTACAAGGCCATGAAGCTGTACTAAGGCTGATCGCTGTGTTGGAAGAAAAGCATGCAAATTGTgaggaacagaaagaaaatattgtcAATGTTACTGAAATgttagagagagaaaaggaaactcTACAATGTATCCGCTCAGACTTGGTCACCCACAGAGACTGCATGGAAAATGAATGGAAGCAGCAGTTTGAGTTGGAAAGACAAGATCTTGATAAGCTGAAAGCAGATCTGACACGTGACAGAGACGTTCTGGATAGAGaagctgagacaataaataaagagaaactgGACTTGAAGCTGATGAGATCTGAAATCCAGAAACAATTCGATATATtggaacaaaagaaacaaaaaataacagaagaaaGAGACTCAGTGGAAATCTCAAAGACTGAACTACTACACAATATGGAACATGTAACCAGCCTCTTTAATTTGATAAATGAGGAGAAAGCAAATATTAGAACTCTGAGAGTTCAGGTtcaaactgaaagagaaagaataGAAAATATCATGAGTAACCTTACCTTAaaggaagaagaacaaagagGGAAGGAAGATGACctcagaagacaaacagaagaacTGGAGAGTCTGATGAGAACTCTGAATAAGAAGCAAGAAGAGATCGAAGCCTCCAGAAACatcatgaatgaagaaaaagaacaggTCAACGAGATGAAAACTGACATTGACAAAGAAAGAgaactgatgttggatgaaaaGAGAAATATGGAAGAAGAAAGGTctgagctgaaaatgagagaaaaacaactCATGGATAAAATGAAGATGAAAGACACCCTGAAAGTGAAAGTTgatgagctgaaggagaacataaaacagaaaatgggcAGATTACTACAAGGCCATGAAGCTGTACTAAGGCTGATCGCTGTGTTGGAAGAAAAGCATGCAAATTGtgatgaacagaaagaaaatattgtcAATGTTACTGAAATgttagagagagaaaaggaaactcTACAATGTATCCGCTCAGACTTGGTCACCCACAGAGACTGCATGGAAAATGAATGGAAGCAGCAGTTTGAGTTGGAAAGACAAGATCTTGATAAGCTGAAAGCAGATCTGACACGTGACAGAGACGTTCTGGATAGAGaagctgagacaataaataaagagaaactgGACTTGAAGCTGATGAGATCTGAAATCCAGAAACAATTCGATATATtggaacaaaagaaacaaaaaataacagaagaaaGAGACTCAGTGGAAATCTCAAAGACTGAACTACTACACAATATGGAACATGTAACATGCCTCTATAATTTGATAAATGAGGAGAAAGCAAATATTAGAACTCTGAGAGTTCAGGTtcaaactgaaagagaaagaataGAAAATATCATGAGTAACCTTAccttaaaagaagaagaacaaagaggGAAGGAAGATGACctcagaagacaaacagaagaacTGGAGAGTCTGATGAGAACTCTGAATAAGAAGCAAGAAGAGATCGAAGCCTCCAGAAACatcatgaatgaagaaaaagaacaggTCAACGAGATGAAAACTGACATTGACAAAGAAAGAGAACTGTTGTTGGATGAAAAGAGAAATATGGAAGAAGAAAGGTCTGAgctaaaaatgagagaaaaacaactCATGGATAAAATGAAGATGAAAGACACCCTGAAAGTGAAAGTTgatgagctgaaggagaacataaaacagaaaatgggcAGATTACTACAAGGCCATGAAGCTGTACTAAGGCTGATCGCTGTGTTGGAAGAAAAGCATGCAAATTGtgatgaacagaaagaaaatattgtcAATGTTACTGAAATgttagagagagaaaaggaaactcTACAATGTATCCGCTCAGACTTGGTCACCCACAGAGACTGCATGGAAAATGAATGGAAGCAGCAGTTTGAGTTGGAAAGACAAGATCTTGATAAGCTGAAAGCAGATCTGACACGTGACAGAGACGTTCTGGATAGAGaagctgagacaataaataaagagaaactgGACTTGAAGCTGATGAGATATGAAATCCAGAAACAATTCGATATATtggaacaaaagaaacaaaaaataacagaagaaaGAGACTCAGTGGAAATCTCAAAGACTGAACTACTACACAATATGGAACATGTAACCAGCCTCTTTAATTTGATAAATGAGGAGAAAGCAAATATTAGAACTCTGAGAGTTCAGGTtcaaactgaaagagaaagaataGAAAATATCATGAGTAACCTTACCTTAaaggaagaagaacaaagagGGAAGGAAGATGACctcagaagacaaacagaagaacTGGAGAGTCTGATGAGAACTCTGAATAAGAAGCAAGAAGAGATCGAAGCCTCCATAAACatcatgaatgaagaaaaagaacaggTCAACAAGATGAAAACTGACATTGACAAAGAAAGAgaactgatgttggatgaaaaGAGAAATATGGAAGAAGAAAGGTctgagctgaaaatgagagaaaaacaactCATGGATAAAATGAAGATGAAAGACACCCTGAAAGTGAAAGTTgatgagctgaaggagaacataaaacagaaaatgggcAGATTACTACAAGGCCATGAAGCTGTACTAAGGCTGATCGCTGTGTTGGAAGAAAAGCATGCAAATTGtgatgaacagaaagaaaatattgtcAATGTTACTGAAATgttagagagagaaaaggaaactcTAGAATGTATCCGCTCAGACTTGGTCACCCACAGAGACTGCATGGAAAATGAATGGAAGCAGCAGTTTGAGTTGGAAAGACAAGATCTTGATAAGTTGAAAGCAGATCTGACACGTGACAGAGACGTTCTGGATAGAGaagctgagacaataaataaagagaaactgGACTTGAAGCTGATGAGATCTGAAATCCAGAAACAATTCGATATATtggaacaaaagaaacaaaaaataacagaagaaaGAGACTCAGTGGAAATCTCAAAGACTGAACTACTACACAATATGGAACATGTAACCAGCCTCTTTAATTTGATAAATGAGGAGAAAGCAAATATTAGAACTCTGAGAGTTCAGGTtcaaactgaaagagaaagaataGAAAATATCATTAGTAACCTTAccttaaaagaagaagaacaaagaggGAAGGAAGATGACctcagaagacaaacagaagaacTGGAGAGTCTAAAGAGAACTCTGAATAAGAAGCAAGAAGAGATCGAAGCCTCCAGAAACatcatgaatgaagaaaaagaacaggTCAACAAGATGAAAACTGACATTGACAAAGAAAGACaactgatgttggatgaaaaGAGAAATATGGAAGAAGAAAGGTctgagctgaaaatgagagaaaaacaactCATGGATAAAATGAAGATGAAAGACACCCTGAAAGTGAAAGTTgatgagctgaaggagaacataaaacagaaaatgggcAGATTACTACAAGGCCATGAAGCTGTACTAAGGCTGATCGCTGTGTTGGAAGAAAAGCATGCAAATTGtgatgaacagaaagaaaatattgtcAATGTTACTGAAATgttagagagagaaagggaaactCTAGAATGTATCCGCTCAGACTTGGTCACCCACAGAGCCTGCATGGAAAATGAATGGAAGCAGCAGTTTGAGTTGGAAAGACAAGATCTTGATAAGCTGAAAGCAGATCTGACACGTGACAGAGACGTTCTGGATAGAGaagctgagacaataaataaagagaaactgGACTTGAAGCTGATGAGATCTGAAATCCAGAAACAATTCGATATATtggaacaaaagaaacaaaaaataacagaagaaaGAGACTCAGTGGAAATCTCAAAGACTGAACTACTACACAATATGGAACATGTAACCAGCCTCTTTAATTTGATAAATGAGGAGAAAGCAAATATTAGAACTCTGAGAGTTCAGGTtcaaactgaaagagaaagaataGAAAATATAATTAGTAACCTTACCTTAaaggaagaagaacaaagagGGAAGGAAGATGACctcagaagacaaacagaagaacTGGAGAGTCTGATGAGAACTCTGAATAAGAAGCAAGAAGAGATCGAAGCCTCCAGAAACatcatgaatgaagaaaaagaacaggTCAACAAGATGAAAACTGACATTGACAAAGAAAGAgaactgatgttggatgaaaaGAGAAATATGGAAGAAGAAAGGTctgagctgaaaatgagagaaaaacaactCATGGATAAAATGAAGATGAAAGACACCCTGAAAGTGAAAGTTgatgagctgaaggagaacataaaacagaaaatgggcAGATTACTACAAGGCCATGAAGCTGTACTAAGGCTGATCGCTGTGTTGGAAGAAAAGCATGCAAATTGtgatgaacagaaagaaaatattgtcAATGTTACTGAAATgttagagagagaaagggaaactCTAGAATGTATCCGCTCAGACTTGGTCACCCACAGAGACTGCATGGAAAATGAATGGAAGCAGCAGTTTGAGTTGGAAAGACAAGATCTTGATAAGCTGAAAGCAGATCTGACACGTGACAGAGACGTTCTGGATAGAGaagctgagacaataaataaagagaaactgGACTTGAAGCTGATGAGATCTGAAATCCAGAAACAATTCGATATATtggaacaaaagaaacaaaaaataacagaagaaaGAGACTCAGTGGAAATCTCAAAGACTGAACTACTACACAATATGGAACATGTAACCAGCCTCTTTAATTTGATAAATGAGGAGAAAGCAAATATTAGAACTCTGAGAGTTCAGGTtcaaactgaaagagaaagaataGAAAATATCATGAGTAACCTTAccttaaaagaagaagaaaaaggaaggaaggaagatgacctcagaagacaaacagaagaacTGGAGAGTCTGATGAGAACTCTGAATAAGAAGCAAGAAGAGATCGAAGCCTCCATAAACatcatgaatgaagaaaaagaacaggTCAACGAGATGAAAACTGACATTGACAAAGAAAGAgaactgatgttggatgaaaaGAGAAATATGGAAGAAGAAAGGTctgagctgaaaatgagagaaaaacaactCGTGGATAAAATGAAGATGAAAGACACCCTGAAAGTGAAAGTTgatgagctgaaggagaacataaaacagaaaatgggcAGATTACTACAAGGCCATGAAGCTGTACTAAGGCTGATCGCTGTGTTGGAAGAAAAGCATGCAAATTAtgatgaacagaaagaaaatattgtcAATGTTACTGAAATgttagagagagaaagggaaactCTACAATGTATCCGCTCAGACTTGGTCACCCACAGAGACTGCATGGAAAATGAATGGAAGCAGCAGTTTGAGTTGGAAAGACAAGATCTTGATAAGTTGAAAGCAGATCTGACACGTGACAGAGACGTTCTGGATAGAGaagctgagacaataaataaagagaaaatggaCTTGAAGCTGATGAGATCTAGCACCCATAACCAATTAAATATATTAGAGCGAAAGAAAGGATTTATCAAACATGAAAAGTACAAGTTGGAAATCACAaagtttgaacttcaacagaGTCAAAATCATCATCGTCTCCTAGATGagttaaaacatcaacaggaGCAAGTGCACCAATTAAGGGAACAAGTGAAAAGGGACATGGAAATGTTGTTAAATGGGAAAAAATCTCTGAAAAGAGACATTTCTCAGGTAAAAGTCAGAGAGTACTGCCTCAATACTGTCACAAACTCTGCAAGAAATCTGAGGGGCAAGCTAAATAAACTGATTCATGAAGTCTCTGCATATGTTGACAGGTTAGAtcagaaaaatgggaaattatTACATTTGATCTCTATATTGGATCAAAAGTGTCTCAGAATTAACAAGCAAAAAACTGAGATCACTGCATATTATCTCCAgatacaacaacaaaagaaacatgAATTAACAGTAGTATTTGACAAagcaacacaaactgaaaatgttgTAGATGAATGGTTGCATGATCATCATGCTAAAGAGACTGATGAAGATGAATATCAGCAGAAGACTAAGAGTGTTTCATGTGATCTTGAAAGAGGAGACAGATACTTGAAATCTGATAAAGGTCTTCTGATAGTAGCCGAAGATGAAGAATtggaaaatgtaaagaaaaacaagcttGCAATGCTGTCCAAGTTATCAGCAAAGGAAAACAACTTTACAAAGAAGGAAATTTCAAGAACAGATTATTTGCAAAAGATCTGGAAGGACACTAGAATGGAACGAAAAGAGATCAGTCAGATGAAGCTCAGAGGACAACAAATGAGAAACAATGTGGAGAAAAGACTAAAGGTGATCAATCAATTTGTTAAGGGAAAAATGttacagaaagaaaagacatCAATGGAGAAAACAAGAACGATTTTGGAACAGGGCCAAAGTAAGAACATATTATCTGAAAGTGATCAATATGGAGATCACAAACCACTTGATGAACAATACACTGAGCTCCAACACCTAAAGGTCCTTATGCTCAGCGAGATTGAGAAACTCCACATCTCCAAAAAAGTGTCTAAGACACTGATAACTAGAAACAAAGCTAATCAAACAGTTCAGGAAGATATGATGACAGAGAGTGCAACAATACAATCAGCACAACCAGTTTCTCCAACTATCCATCATAAGCCAATGAAGGTAGAAGAAGCTGAAGCAATGCCAGAGAGATCCCCTGGACTCCTCTCTCAGCTCCGGCTTTACTGCTGTCACTGTTGCTCCCCTTGTTGTGCTTGCTGTAAGCAAGTGTGTCCAAAGGAAAAATGA